Proteins from one Desulfonema limicola genomic window:
- the ltrA gene encoding group II intron reverse transcriptase/maturase translates to MRGTQLWKHRTGAGARNDDMDNTCELLINVVSASKPKMLTGLSQKARGVVGAFEFRSAQSTIPPADRQILSHRVKSVEHGKPDCLRTSGNRPARAGHRQAGMGGWKKRMPSCNEADRGSKFALTRKSADFQQVLNHEKGLKRCYRERTVRRQPEAVDGIPGDGKRWNSIIWKEIFKIVNRIQARIVKAVKAGDTKKVRGLQRLLRRSKAAKLMAVRRVTSNRGKKTPGIDNVRLNTPAKKQQAVRQLNSWKYKAIPLKRIYIPKKNKKKRPLGIPSMIDRCEQALEMLALDPISECKADKCSNGFRKKRAAHDAIEGCYNALRLKGSPAWILEADIKGCFDNISHDWIMENVPASQRKLRAWLKSGYLEKSMFYPTASGTPQGGIISPVLANMSLDGMEEMLKKAFPRTKKVHMVRYADDFIITGESKELLENKVKPLIEEFLEKRGLTLSSEKTKISHINGGFDFLGFNIRKYKGKLLTKPSKSSIASIKEKIRETVKANKTAKTENLIEKLNPVIRGWGNYFRHSASKRTFTSIDHAVFEMTWKWAKRRHPGKSPKWIKSKYFQQEKNRNWVFKEKRNRHSLFKMDSIPIRRHIKIKGEANPYDPKWYEYFTERAMKLQKQNIRTRQDVLWIEQKGICPACQTELDKGEEWHTHHLKPKSKGGKDNLENLVLIHSVCHRQIHANPNTGCLLPDASRHFIKA, encoded by the coding sequence GTGAGGGGGACTCAACTCTGGAAGCATCGAACCGGAGCGGGAGCCAGGAATGATGATATGGATAACACATGTGAACTGCTGATAAACGTCGTGAGCGCCAGTAAGCCAAAGATGCTGACAGGCTTGAGCCAAAAGGCAAGGGGTGTGGTCGGAGCGTTCGAGTTTCGCTCTGCGCAATCTACAATTCCCCCGGCGGACAGGCAGATCCTAAGTCATCGTGTAAAATCAGTGGAACATGGTAAGCCTGACTGTCTCCGCACCAGCGGAAACCGACCCGCAAGGGCAGGCCACAGGCAGGCAGGTATGGGAGGCTGGAAAAAGCGAATGCCGTCTTGTAATGAGGCGGACAGGGGTTCAAAATTTGCCCTGACTCGAAAGAGTGCAGACTTCCAGCAGGTCTTGAATCACGAAAAAGGTTTGAAAAGATGTTACCGGGAGCGCACGGTTAGACGACAGCCAGAAGCTGTTGACGGCATCCCGGGCGATGGGAAAAGATGGAACTCCATAATATGGAAAGAAATTTTCAAAATCGTAAATCGAATACAAGCCCGTATCGTGAAGGCAGTAAAAGCAGGAGACACGAAGAAAGTTCGAGGATTACAACGGCTCCTGCGGCGCTCAAAGGCTGCGAAATTAATGGCAGTCAGACGAGTAACCTCAAATCGGGGAAAGAAAACACCGGGTATTGACAATGTAAGACTTAATACACCGGCTAAAAAACAGCAGGCTGTCCGACAGCTTAACTCTTGGAAATATAAAGCAATTCCGCTTAAACGCATTTATATTCCCAAGAAGAACAAGAAAAAACGCCCACTGGGAATTCCTTCAATGATTGACAGATGCGAACAGGCATTGGAAATGCTCGCACTTGATCCAATATCCGAATGTAAAGCAGATAAATGCTCAAACGGATTTCGGAAAAAAAGAGCGGCACATGATGCAATAGAAGGCTGTTACAACGCACTTCGTCTGAAAGGAAGCCCTGCGTGGATACTGGAAGCTGACATTAAAGGATGTTTTGATAATATTTCGCATGACTGGATAATGGAAAACGTCCCAGCCAGTCAAAGGAAACTCAGGGCATGGCTGAAATCAGGCTATCTGGAAAAAAGTATGTTTTACCCGACCGCATCCGGCACACCCCAGGGAGGAATTATCTCCCCTGTTCTTGCAAACATGAGCCTTGACGGAATGGAAGAAATGTTAAAAAAAGCATTTCCCAGGACAAAAAAGGTGCATATGGTGCGGTATGCGGACGATTTCATAATCACAGGAGAATCAAAAGAACTTCTTGAAAACAAAGTCAAACCCCTGATAGAAGAATTTCTTGAAAAAAGAGGACTGACGTTATCAAGTGAGAAAACAAAAATCAGCCACATAAACGGCGGATTTGATTTTCTTGGATTCAACATACGAAAATACAAAGGAAAGCTGTTGACAAAACCGTCAAAATCAAGCATTGCATCAATAAAAGAGAAAATCAGGGAAACCGTAAAAGCCAATAAAACGGCTAAAACAGAAAACCTGATAGAAAAACTCAACCCTGTAATAAGGGGCTGGGGAAATTACTTCCGGCATTCAGCCAGTAAAAGGACTTTCACCAGTATTGACCATGCAGTATTTGAAATGACGTGGAAATGGGCAAAACGGAGACATCCTGGAAAATCTCCTAAATGGATTAAATCCAAATATTTTCAACAGGAGAAAAACAGGAACTGGGTATTTAAAGAAAAAAGAAACAGACATTCATTATTTAAAATGGATTCTATCCCTATTCGGAGACACATAAAGATCAAAGGGGAGGCGAACCCCTATGACCCGAAATGGTACGAATATTTTACAGAACGTGCCATGAAACTCCAAAAGCAAAACATCAGAACAAGACAGGATGTTCTATGGATAGAGCAAAAAGGCATCTGTCCGGCATGTCAAACCGAACTCGACAAAGGGGAGGAATGGCACACACACCACCTGAAACCAAAAAGTAAAGGGGGTAAGGACAACCTGGAAAATCTTGTTTTGATTCACTCCGTATGCCACAGACAGATTCATGCAAACCCGAATACAGGATGTTTGCTGCCGGATGCTTCACGGCATTTTATCAAGGCTTGA
- the ltrA gene encoding group II intron reverse transcriptase/maturase: MRGTQLWKHRTGAGARNDDMDNTCELLINVVSASKPKMLTGLSQKARGVVGAFEFRSAQSTIPPADRQILSHRVKSVEHGKPDCLRTSGNRPARAGHRQAGMGGWKKRMPSCNEADRGSKFALTRKSADFQQVLNHEKGLKRCYRERTVRRQPEAVDGIPGDGKRWNSIIWKEIFKIVNRIQARIVKAVKAGDTKKVRGLQRLLRRSKAAKLMAVRRVTSNRGKKTPGIDNVRLNTPAKKQQAVRQLNSWKYKAIPLKRIYIPKKNKKKRPLGIPSMIDRCEQALEMLALDPISECKADKCSNGFRKKRAAHDAIEGCYNALRLKGSPAWILEADIKGCFDNISHDWIMGNVPASQRKLRAWLKSGYLEKSMFYPTASGTPQGGIISPVLANMSLDGMEEMLKKAFPRTKKVHMVRYADDFIITGESKELLENKVKPLIEEFLEKRGLTLSSEKTKISHINGGFDFLGFNIRKYKGKLLTKPSKSSIASIKEKIRETVKANKTAKTENLIEKLNPVIRGWGNYFRHSASKRTFTSIDHAVFEMTWKWAKRRHPGKSPKWIKSKYFQQEKNRNWVFKEKRNRHSLFKMDSIPIRRHIKIKGEANPYDPKWYEYFTERAMKLQKQNIRTRQDILWIEQKGICPACQTELDKGEEWHTHHLKPKSKGGKDNLENLVLIHSVCHRQIHANPNTGCLLPDASRHFIKA; the protein is encoded by the coding sequence GTGAGGGGGACTCAACTCTGGAAGCATCGAACCGGAGCGGGAGCCAGGAATGATGATATGGATAACACATGTGAACTGCTGATAAACGTCGTGAGCGCCAGTAAGCCAAAGATGCTGACAGGCTTGAGCCAAAAGGCAAGGGGTGTGGTCGGAGCGTTCGAGTTTCGCTCTGCGCAATCTACAATTCCCCCGGCGGACAGGCAGATCCTAAGTCATCGTGTAAAATCAGTGGAACATGGTAAGCCTGACTGTCTCCGCACCAGCGGAAACCGACCCGCAAGGGCAGGCCACAGGCAGGCAGGTATGGGAGGCTGGAAAAAGCGAATGCCGTCTTGTAATGAGGCGGACAGGGGTTCAAAATTTGCCCTGACTCGAAAGAGTGCAGACTTCCAGCAGGTCTTGAATCACGAAAAAGGTTTGAAAAGATGTTACCGGGAGCGCACGGTTAGACGACAGCCAGAAGCTGTTGACGGCATCCCGGGCGATGGAAAAAGATGGAATTCCATAATATGGAAAGAAATTTTCAAAATCGTAAATCGAATACAAGCCCGTATCGTGAAGGCAGTAAAAGCAGGAGACACGAAGAAAGTTCGAGGATTACAACGGCTCCTGCGGCGCTCAAAGGCTGCGAAATTAATGGCAGTCAGACGAGTAACCTCAAACCGGGGAAAGAAAACACCGGGTATTGACAATGTAAGACTTAATACACCGGCTAAAAAACAGCAGGCTGTCCGACAGCTTAACTCTTGGAAATATAAAGCAATTCCACTTAAACGCATTTATATTCCCAAGAAGAACAAGAAAAAACGCCCACTGGGAATTCCTTCAATGATTGACAGATGCGAACAGGCATTGGAAATGCTCGCACTTGATCCAATATCCGAATGTAAAGCAGATAAATGCTCAAACGGATTTCGGAAAAAAAGAGCGGCACATGATGCAATAGAAGGCTGTTACAACGCACTTCGTCTGAAAGGAAGCCCTGCGTGGATACTGGAAGCTGACATTAAAGGATGTTTTGATAATATTTCGCATGACTGGATAATGGGAAACGTTCCAGCCAGTCAAAGGAAACTCAGGGCATGGCTGAAATCAGGCTATCTGGAAAAAAGTATGTTTTACCCGACCGCATCCGGCACACCCCAGGGAGGAATTATCTCCCCTGTTCTTGCAAACATGAGCCTTGACGGAATGGAAGAAATGTTAAAAAAAGCATTTCCCAGGACAAAAAAGGTGCATATGGTGCGGTATGCGGACGATTTCATAATCACAGGAGAATCAAAAGAACTTCTTGAAAACAAAGTCAAACCCCTGATAGAAGAATTTCTTGAAAAAAGAGGACTGACGTTATCAAGTGAGAAAACAAAAATCAGCCACATAAACGGCGGATTTGATTTTCTTGGATTCAACATACGAAAATACAAAGGAAAGCTGTTGACAAAACCGTCAAAATCAAGCATTGCATCAATAAAAGAGAAAATCAGGGAAACCGTAAAAGCCAATAAAACGGCTAAAACAGAAAACCTGATAGAAAAACTCAACCCTGTAATAAGGGGCTGGGGAAATTACTTCCGGCATTCAGCCAGTAAAAGGACTTTCACCAGTATTGACCATGCAGTATTTGAAATGACGTGGAAATGGGCAAAACGGAGACATCCTGGAAAATCTCCTAAATGGATTAAATCCAAATATTTTCAACAGGAGAAAAACAGGAACTGGGTATTTAAAGAAAAAAGAAACAGACATTCATTATTTAAAATGGATTCTATCCCTATTCGGAGACACATAAAGATCAAAGGGGAGGCGAACCCCTATGACCCGAAATGGTACGAATATTTTACAGAACGTGCCATGAAACTCCAAAAGCAAAACATCAGAACAAGACAGGATATTCTATGGATAGAGCAAAAAGGCATCTGTCCGGCATGTCAAACCGAACTCGACAAAGGGGAGGAATGGCACACACACCACCTGAAACCAAAAAGTAAAGGGGGTAAGGACAACCTGGAAAATCTTGTTTTGATTCACTCCGTATGCCACAGACAGATTCATGCAAACCCGAATACAGGATGTTTGCTGCCGGATGCTTCACGGCATTTTATCAAGGCTTGA
- a CDS encoding IS110 family transposase, whose amino-acid sequence MHCNDCNKHEVFQDIKSEIRGSEKYLIVGIDVGKLSHAAFFCLPNGKVILKRFPFQNSREGFTKIVNKIEAAKARYKPENVVIGVEPTASYHKPLAQFLAGSSFHVVLVAGNAVKKNRELLDNRWDKNDPKDAVNIADLISQGKYLFHEAPSKEIETVRELLSLRKRLKKEDRSLKVRIRNCLLAKYFPELDRVYNRAEKENLAIIRWCFNPEKIASMDFQEFFTMVTTRKTGLAQEQRLRKIYNLAGESVGCRFTASAAIEAEMLVDRILGVKESLKKLETEIESICKKIPGYALLLTIPGFGPYVSAVVLSRIGNPFRFKKQSQVIKLSGYDLGALRSGKNARSKVPSISKRGNGELRYALYQAAVSASTHDNIFLSYYTKLLKQRKAEKGIEVKMRVKIAAKMLVIAWTMLKKNQNFNPDMINI is encoded by the coding sequence ATGCACTGTAATGATTGTAATAAACATGAAGTATTTCAGGATATTAAGTCAGAAATCAGGGGTTCTGAAAAGTATTTGATTGTTGGTATTGATGTAGGAAAGCTTTCACATGCTGCATTTTTCTGCCTTCCCAATGGCAAGGTTATTTTGAAAAGATTCCCGTTTCAGAACAGCCGGGAGGGTTTTACTAAAATTGTGAATAAAATCGAAGCAGCAAAGGCCCGTTATAAACCTGAAAATGTTGTCATTGGTGTGGAGCCTACTGCCAGTTACCACAAACCTCTGGCACAATTTCTTGCGGGCAGTTCATTTCATGTTGTCCTTGTAGCAGGTAATGCTGTGAAAAAGAACCGAGAGCTGCTTGACAACAGGTGGGATAAAAATGATCCCAAGGATGCAGTCAACATTGCGGACCTTATTTCTCAGGGGAAATACCTTTTTCATGAAGCACCTTCAAAAGAGATAGAAACAGTAAGGGAGCTGCTGTCATTGCGGAAAAGGCTTAAAAAAGAAGACCGCAGCCTGAAAGTCAGGATCAGAAACTGCCTGCTTGCAAAATATTTTCCTGAACTGGACAGGGTTTACAACCGTGCAGAAAAGGAAAACCTTGCTATTATAAGGTGGTGTTTTAATCCTGAGAAGATTGCCTCAATGGATTTTCAAGAGTTTTTCACAATGGTTACAACCCGGAAAACAGGGCTTGCGCAGGAACAGAGATTAAGAAAAATCTACAACCTTGCAGGCGAATCTGTCGGGTGCAGATTTACCGCATCAGCAGCAATAGAAGCCGAAATGCTTGTGGACAGGATTCTGGGTGTCAAAGAATCCTTGAAAAAACTTGAAACCGAGATCGAATCAATTTGTAAAAAAATCCCTGGATACGCCCTTTTGCTCACCATTCCTGGTTTTGGTCCTTATGTTTCGGCAGTTGTACTTTCCAGGATCGGCAATCCTTTCAGATTTAAAAAGCAGTCACAGGTTATAAAATTGTCAGGGTATGATCTTGGGGCACTTCGCAGCGGGAAAAATGCCAGATCAAAGGTTCCAAGCATTTCAAAAAGAGGCAATGGCGAACTGCGCTATGCACTGTACCAGGCTGCTGTGTCTGCATCCACGCATGACAACATATTTCTTTCTTATTACACAAAACTGCTGAAGCAGAGAAAAGCGGAAAAAGGAATTGAAGTCAAGATGCGTGTAAAGATTGCAGCAAAGATGCTGGTGATTGCCTGGACAATGCTGAAAAAGAACCAAAACTTTAACCCGGATATGATTAATATTTGA
- a CDS encoding DUF3800 domain-containing protein, giving the protein MFELQHVYIDEFGDSGLETQSAAASNYFIVAATIVSDSELEETSLLFDKIRKKHFQKSELKSSKVGKKDNRRLRILKDISELNINFYIIAVDKREIKKSSGLIYKKSFIKFVNGLLYNKLYKAFPNIRFVADQHGYPEFMKGFQEYVKKNHMRGLFDKATFEFADSKKESLIQISDFISGTIARVLDPKKLSVHADDFLKQIDKQILLIDEWPIRHSQYSGKILCDNEKNDDDEKIRKIAVNQAAIFIENNRLSHNEQVQDQIEVLKYLIYYFKFINPYKYLYGDELLKIINKDETNKHYLHSSIIAKLRDEGVIISSSNKGYKIPANLKDINNFVEQVHCRISPMLSRLDRAYRNLKLSSKNEIDILRDERYQYLIKAIKANNKEKA; this is encoded by the coding sequence ATGTTTGAACTTCAGCATGTTTATATAGATGAATTTGGAGATTCGGGACTTGAAACTCAAAGTGCGGCTGCATCAAACTATTTTATAGTAGCTGCTACAATAGTAAGCGACTCTGAATTAGAAGAGACCTCTTTATTATTTGATAAAATAAGGAAAAAACATTTTCAAAAAAGTGAACTGAAATCTAGTAAAGTAGGGAAAAAAGACAATCGAAGACTCAGAATATTAAAAGATATATCAGAATTAAATATTAATTTTTACATAATTGCTGTTGATAAACGAGAAATTAAGAAATCAAGCGGGTTGATTTACAAAAAATCTTTTATAAAATTTGTCAACGGATTACTTTACAATAAATTGTATAAAGCTTTCCCGAATATCCGTTTTGTAGCTGATCAACACGGTTATCCTGAGTTTATGAAGGGATTTCAAGAATATGTGAAAAAGAACCATATGCGAGGTTTATTTGATAAAGCGACATTTGAATTTGCAGACAGTAAAAAAGAATCGCTAATTCAAATTTCAGATTTTATATCAGGAACAATAGCGAGAGTTCTTGACCCAAAAAAATTATCTGTACATGCAGACGATTTTTTAAAACAAATTGACAAACAGATTCTTCTTATTGATGAATGGCCTATCAGGCATAGCCAGTATAGTGGGAAAATTTTATGCGATAACGAAAAGAATGATGATGATGAAAAAATAAGAAAAATTGCTGTAAATCAAGCTGCAATTTTTATTGAAAATAATAGACTATCCCATAATGAACAGGTTCAAGATCAGATTGAAGTCCTTAAATATCTCATTTATTATTTCAAATTCATTAACCCTTACAAATATTTATATGGCGATGAACTTTTGAAAATCATCAATAAAGATGAAACAAATAAACATTATTTACATTCATCAATTATAGCAAAATTAAGAGATGAAGGAGTTATTATTTCAAGTAGTAATAAAGGATATAAAATACCTGCGAATTTAAAAGATATTAATAATTTTGTTGAACAGGTTCATTGCAGAATTTCTCCCATGTTATCAAGGCTTGACCGTGCGTATAGAAATTTGAAGCTATCAAGTAAAAATGAAATTGATATTTTGCGTGATGAACGTTATCAATATTTAATAAAAGCAATAAAAGCAAATAATAAGGAAAAAGCCTAA
- a CDS encoding toprim domain-containing protein gives MIPQSIIYRAKTADLPFVLHSLGLNLCREGRGFFLEDHDSLKIFQKQGIWIYKWWSRSGEAGDGIQFLQRYFGMKFHEAVKTLSGTDNCANYDCSCGDHTHSALNMTSTNPWQEKAKKLVDYARKKLFEPGGADSLSFLIRSRGLSLKTVKKHNLGWLPAKDHMLSKIVIPCYSSRNYLFRIRFRTDNPKPGETRYRVMKGSNPHSSFPLGITPGKPVIIVESELDAILIHQEAGRETGVLALGTASNDLTGPVCRFLTKKIPVNLICLDNDSAGKQRTEYFLKLIPNSLSCPVPREYGKDPGEAWRFMSIRKWLRGQIRQPDTDE, from the coding sequence GTGATACCTCAATCAATTATTTACAGGGCTAAAACTGCCGATCTTCCTTTTGTTCTTCACAGCCTGGGTTTGAATCTTTGCAGGGAAGGCAGGGGCTTTTTCCTGGAAGACCATGACAGCCTGAAGATTTTTCAAAAACAGGGTATCTGGATTTACAAATGGTGGTCCCGCAGCGGTGAAGCTGGGGACGGCATACAGTTTTTGCAGAGATACTTTGGCATGAAATTTCATGAAGCAGTAAAAACACTGTCGGGTACGGATAATTGTGCGAATTATGATTGCAGCTGCGGAGATCATACGCATTCAGCCCTGAATATGACTTCAACTAATCCCTGGCAGGAAAAAGCTAAAAAACTTGTTGACTATGCCCGAAAAAAACTTTTTGAGCCTGGCGGGGCAGACAGTCTGTCATTTTTGATCCGCAGCAGGGGGCTGTCCCTTAAAACTGTAAAAAAACACAATCTCGGATGGCTTCCAGCAAAGGATCATATGCTGTCAAAGATTGTTATTCCCTGTTACAGCAGCCGTAATTATTTGTTTCGCATTCGCTTTCGCACAGACAATCCCAAACCTGGTGAAACCAGGTACAGAGTCATGAAAGGGAGCAATCCTCATTCTTCCTTTCCATTAGGCATAACTCCTGGAAAACCTGTAATCATTGTCGAGTCAGAACTTGATGCCATACTCATACATCAGGAAGCCGGCAGGGAAACAGGGGTTCTTGCACTGGGGACGGCTTCAAATGATTTAACAGGGCCTGTTTGCAGATTTCTTACAAAAAAAATTCCTGTAAATCTGATCTGCCTGGATAATGACAGCGCCGGGAAACAGAGAACAGAATATTTTCTGAAGCTGATACCAAACTCTTTATCATGTCCGGTTCCACGGGAATATGGAAAGGATCCAGGTGAAGCCTGGAGGTTTATGAGTATTCGCAAATGGCTGCGCGGACAGATTCGGCAGCCGGATACAGATGAATGA
- the ltrA gene encoding group II intron reverse transcriptase/maturase produces the protein MRGTQLWKHRTGAGARNDDMDNTCELLINVVSASKPKMLTGLSQKARGVVGAFEFRSAQSTIPPADRQILSHRVKSVEHGKPDCLRTSGNRPARAGHRQAGMGGWKKRMPSCNEADRGSKFALTRKSADFQQVLNHEKGLKRCYRERTVRRQPEAVDGIPGDGKRWNSIIWKEIFKIVNRIQARIVKAVKAGDTKKVRGLQRLLRRSKAAKLMAVRRVTSNRGKKTPGIDNVRLNTPAKKQQAVRQLNSWKYKAIPLKRIYIPKKNKKKRPLGIPSMIDRCEQALEMLALDPISECKADKCSNGFRKKRAAHDAIEGCYNALRLKGSPAWILEADIKGCFDNISHDWIMENVPASQRKLRAWLKSGYLEKSMFYPTASGTPQGGIISPVLANMSLDGMEEMLKKAFPRTKKVHMVRYADDFIITGESKELLENKVKPLIEEFLEKRGLTLSSEKTKISHINGGFDFLGFNIRKYKGKLLTKPSKSSIASIKEKIRETVKTNKTVKTENLIEKLNPVIRGWGNYFRHSASKRTFTSIDHAVFEMTWKWAKRRHPGKSPKWIKSKYFQQEKNRNWVFKEKRNRYSLFKMDSIPIRRHIKIKGEANPYDPKWYEYFTERAMKLQKQNIRTRQDILWIEQKGICPACQTELDKGEEWHTHHLKPKSKGGKDNLENLVLIHSVCHRQIHANPNTGYLLPDASRHFIKA, from the coding sequence GTGAGGGGGACTCAACTCTGGAAGCATCGAACCGGAGCGGGAGCCAGGAATGATGATATGGATAACACATGTGAACTGCTGATAAACGTCGTGAGCGCCAGTAAGCCAAAGATGCTGACAGGCTTGAGCCAAAAGGCAAGGGGTGTGGTCGGAGCGTTCGAGTTTCGCTCTGCGCAATCTACAATTCCCCCGGCGGACAGGCAGATCCTAAGTCATCGTGTAAAATCAGTGGAACATGGTAAGCCTGACTGTCTCCGCACCAGCGGAAACCGACCCGCAAGGGCAGGCCACAGGCAGGCAGGTATGGGAGGCTGGAAAAAGCGAATGCCGTCTTGTAATGAGGCGGACAGGGGTTCAAAATTTGCCCTGACTCGAAAGAGTGCAGACTTCCAGCAGGTCTTGAATCACGAAAAAGGTTTGAAAAGATGTTACCGGGAGCGCACGGTTAGACGACAGCCAGAAGCTGTTGACGGCATCCCGGGCGATGGGAAAAGATGGAACTCCATAATATGGAAAGAAATTTTCAAAATCGTAAATCGAATACAAGCCCGTATCGTGAAGGCAGTAAAAGCAGGAGACACGAAGAAAGTTCGAGGATTACAACGGCTCCTGCGGCGCTCAAAGGCTGCGAAATTAATGGCAGTCAGACGAGTAACCTCAAATCGGGGAAAGAAAACACCGGGTATTGACAATGTAAGACTTAATACACCGGCTAAAAAACAGCAGGCTGTCCGACAGCTTAACTCTTGGAAATATAAAGCAATTCCGCTTAAACGCATTTATATTCCCAAGAAGAACAAGAAAAAACGCCCACTGGGAATTCCTTCAATGATTGACAGATGCGAACAGGCATTGGAAATGCTCGCACTTGATCCAATATCCGAATGTAAAGCAGATAAATGCTCAAACGGATTTCGGAAAAAAAGAGCGGCACATGATGCAATAGAAGGCTGTTACAACGCACTTCGTCTGAAAGGAAGCCCTGCGTGGATACTGGAAGCTGACATTAAAGGATGTTTTGATAATATTTCGCATGACTGGATAATGGAAAACGTCCCAGCCAGTCAAAGGAAACTCAGGGCATGGCTGAAATCAGGCTATCTGGAAAAAAGTATGTTTTACCCGACCGCATCCGGCACACCCCAGGGAGGAATTATCTCCCCTGTTCTTGCAAACATGAGCCTTGACGGAATGGAAGAAATGTTAAAAAAAGCATTTCCCAGGACAAAAAAGGTGCATATGGTGCGGTATGCGGACGATTTCATAATCACAGGAGAATCAAAAGAACTTCTTGAAAACAAAGTCAAACCCCTGATAGAAGAATTTCTTGAAAAAAGAGGACTGACGTTATCAAGTGAGAAAACAAAAATCAGCCACATAAACGGCGGATTTGATTTTCTTGGATTCAACATACGAAAATACAAAGGAAAGCTGTTGACAAAACCGTCAAAATCAAGCATTGCATCAATAAAAGAGAAAATCAGGGAAACCGTAAAAACCAATAAAACGGTTAAAACAGAAAACCTGATAGAAAAACTCAACCCTGTAATAAGGGGCTGGGGAAATTACTTCCGGCATTCAGCCAGTAAAAGGACTTTCACCAGTATTGACCATGCAGTATTTGAAATGACGTGGAAATGGGCAAAACGGAGACATCCTGGAAAATCTCCTAAATGGATTAAATCCAAATATTTTCAACAGGAGAAAAACAGGAACTGGGTATTCAAAGAAAAAAGAAACAGATATTCATTATTTAAAATGGATTCTATCCCTATTCGGAGACACATAAAGATCAAAGGGGAGGCGAACCCCTATGACCCGAAATGGTACGAATATTTTACAGAACGTGCCATGAAACTCCAAAAGCAAAACATCAGAACAAGACAGGATATTCTATGGATAGAGCAAAAAGGCATCTGTCCGGCATGTCAAACCGAACTCGACAAAGGGGAGGAATGGCACACACACCACCTGAAACCAAAAAGTAAAGGGGGTAAGGACAACCTGGAAAATCTTGTTTTGATTCACTCCGTATGCCACAGACAGATTCATGCAAACCCGAATACAGGATACTTGCTGCCGGATGCTTCACGGCATTTTATCAAGGCTTGA